CTCTAGGAAGCCCTTTTGCGACGGCACCCACAAGGCCATCGGCTTCCAGGCCCCGGCCGGGGTGCTGGAGGTGGAGGGGGACTGACCCGCTGGTCAACTTCCGGGGAAAGGGGTAGACTGCCCCTCATGGGAACCATGCGCTACCGTAAGCTCGGCAAGTGGGGTCTCAAGGTTTCCGAGATCTCCTTGGGGGCCTGGGTCACCTTCGGCGACGTGGTGAAGGACAAGGAGACCGTCCGGGAGATCGTCAAGATCGCCTACGAGGGTGGGGTGAACTTCTTTGACAACGCGGACGTGTACGCCAAGGGCCTGGCGGAGGAGATCATGGGGGAGATCCTGAAGGAGTTCCCCCGGCACACCCTGGTCCTCTCCACCAAGGCCTACTGGCCCATGTCCGAGGACCCCAACGACCGGGGCCTTTCCCGGAAGCACCTTCTGGAGAGCATCACCAAAAGCCTAAAGCGCCTCAAAACCGACTACGTGGACCTCTTCTTCGCCCACCGCTACGACCCCGAGGTGCCCATGGAGGAGATCGTCTACGCCATGCACACCATCGTGGAGAAGGGCTACGCCCTCTACTGGGGCACCTCGGAATGGCCCGCGGCCCGCATCGCCGAGGCCGTGGCCTTTGCCCGGGAAAACGGCCTCCACCCCCCCATCGTGGAGCAGCCCCAGTACTCCATGCTCTACCGGGAGCGGGTGGAGGGGGAGATCCTCCCCGAGGCGGAGCGCTTCGGGATGGGCCTGGTGGTCTGGAGCCCCCTGGCCATGGGCATGCTCACCGGGCGCTACGACGCAGGGATCCCCGAGGAGAGCCGCTTCGCCCGCTACCCCCAGTTCGCCGAGCGCTTCCTCACGGAGGAGAACCGGAAGAAGGTCTTGAAGCTTAAGGCGGTGGCGGACGAGCTCGGCCTCACCCGCACCCAGCTGGCCCTGGCCTGGGTCTTGAGGCTTCCCGGCATCTCCAGCGCCATCACCGGGGCCACCCGGCCGGAGCAGATCAAGGAAAGCCTGGGGGCCGCGGGGGTGGACCTGCCCCAGGAGGCCCTGGAGCGCATCGAGGCCATCCTCAAGGGGGAGGCCTAAAGGGGGGCCAGGCCCAGGTGGACGAGGTGGGGGCTCCGCCCCTCCGAAGGCCCCAAGGCGGCGTAGCGGTGGTAGAGGGCCAGGAGTTCCCGCTGCAGCGCCTTGGCCTCCTGGGGGCTTAGGTAAACCCCTGCAGACCAAAGGTTAAGGAGGGCGGGGTGGTCCTCCGCCAGGAGATCGGGCTCCTCCTCCTCCCCCCATTCCAAAAGCCCCTCCCCGTTGAGGAAGACCCGGAGGGTGGCCCCCTTTTGCCGCTCCCAGCGGGCCAGGGCTTGGGCGAAGTCCTTCTGCCAGCTTTGGGCCCCTTCCAGGGCCTCGAGGACCCTCGGGGGCACCAGGGCCTTGGGGATGAGGAAGTCCCGGTCTATGGCCTCGTAGAGCCGCACCGCGCGGCCCGCCCTCCGCTTGAGCCCCGCGGGCCGCAAAAGCCCCGCCTGGAGGAGGCGCACGACCCGGTAGTGGGCCTTCTTTAGGCCAAGGCCCTGGGCCTGGGCCAGGTCCTTCACGCTGGCCGGGCCTTTCATGAAGGGCTTCAGGGCCACCGCCCACTCGGGGTCGGCGAGGAGGCGGGCCGCCAGGGGGTTCTGCACCCGGTGGGGCATGGCCCTACTCTAATCTCCCTCTTGCCCTTGGAGTAGAAGGGGGTGAAGACTAGGCCCCGTGCAGGGGTTTGCCGCGTTCCGCCTCCTCTGGGCGGGCCAGGCCCTGGCCCTTCTGGGCCGGGAGGCCAGCTGGTTCGCCCTCACCCTCTTCGCCTACCAGAAGACCGGCCTGGCCACCACCCTTTCCCTTCTCGCCTTCTTCCACTTCCTGCCCCTCCTCCTCTTCTCCCCCTTGGCCGGGGCCTTGGTGGACCGCTGGCCCAGGAAGCGGGCCCTCTTCCTCTCCGACCTGGGCGGGGGGGTGGCCGCGGGCTTCCTCCTCCTCCTCTTCCTTTTGGGGGAGCTTCAGGTCTTCCACCTCTACCTGGTCTCCGCCTTTACCGGGGCCCTTTCCAGCCTCCACTGGCCGGCCCTTTCCGCCAGCATCAGCGCCATGCTGGACAAGAAGGACTACGCCCGGGCCAGCGGCCTCTTAAGCCTGGCGGAGTCCTTGGCGGGGATCGGGGGGCCCATCCTGGGGGCGGCCCTCCTGAAGCCCATGGGCCTTGGGGGGGTTCTCCTCCTGGAGCTCCTTGGGGCGGTGGCGGCGGTGACCACCCTGCTTCTCGTGGCCATCCCCAGCCCAAAGCCCGCCCCCGGACCCCAGCTTTCCCTTCTCCAGGAGACCCTTTTCGGCTTCCGCTACATCCTGGCCAGGCCCCCCCTCTTGGGGCTTCAGCTCATGTTCTTCGCCGTGAACTTCCTCTACAGCCTGGCGGCCACCGCCCTGCCCGCCATGGTGCTCTCCAAGACCGCCTTTTCCGAGGAGGCCTTGGCCCTGGTGCGCTCCGCGGCGGGGGTGGGGGGGGTGGCGGGGGGGCTTTTCCTCTCCCTCTGGGGGGGGCCTAGAAAGCGGGTCCACGGGGTCTTTTGGGGGATGGCCCTTTCCAGCCTGAGCCTGGCCCTTCTGGGGGCGGTGGAGGGGGCCTGGGCCTGGGCCTTCCTGAGCTTCTGGGAGAGCTTCTTCATCCCCCTCCTGAACGGCTCCAACCAGGCCATCTGGCAGGCCAAGGTGCCCCTGGAGGTCCAGGGCAAGGTCTTCGCCGCCCGGCGGATGATCGCCTGGATGGCCAATCCCCTAGGGATGCTCCTTTCCGGCGTCCTGGCCGACCGGGTCTTCGGGCCGAGGTGGGGGCAGGGGGAGGGCATCGCCCTCATGCTCCTCCTCTTTGGGGGGATGGGGGTTTTGGTGGGGCTTCTGGGCTACCTCATCCCCGTGGTGCGGGAGGCCGAGGAGCGCCTCGAGGACGCCAAGGCATAATGGGGGCATGTGGGCGTTCCCCGAGCGCTTTTCCGGGCGGTACGTGGACCTGGAGCCCCTAAGCCTGGCCCACCTCCCCGCCTTTCTCCGCCACTTTGACCCCGAGATCTACCGCTACATGTCCTACCGCCCGGAGGGGCCGGAGGAGATGGAGGCCCACCTTAGGGCCCTCCTCTCCGAGCCCGGCCGGGTGAACTGGGCCATCCTCCTAGGGGGCGAGGTGGCGGGCCGGATCTCCGTCATCGCCCCGGACCCGGTAAACCGCAAGCTGGAGCTCGGGACCCTCCTCTTCAAGCCCTTCTGGGGAAGCCCCGCCAACAAGGAGGCCAAGTACCTCCTCCTCCGCCACGCCTTTGAGGCCTTGGGGGCGGAAAGGGTGCAGTTCAAGGTCCACCTCCAAAACGAGCGGAGCCAAAGGGCCCTGGAGGCCCTGGGGGCGGTGCGGGAGGGGGTGCTTCGCAGGAACCGCAGGCTCAAGGACGGCACCTTTCGCGACGACGTGATCTATAGCATCCTCCGCGAGGAGTGGCCTTCGGTGAAGGCCCGCCTCGAGGCCCGGCTCTATGGAGGCCCTTAGCCTCCTGGTGGTCCTCCTGGCCTACCTGGGCCTGGCCCTGGGGGGCCTGCCGGGCTACCGCATGAACCGGGCGGGGGTGGCCCTGGTGGGGGCGAGCTTTCTGGTCCTCCTGGGCCCCTTAGACCTGGAGGAGGCCTGGAGGGCTTTAGACGCCCACACCCTGGTCTTCCTCTTCGGGGTCATGGTCCTGAACGCCCAGCTGGGCTACGCGGGCTTCTTCGCCTTGGCCGTGCGGGGGCTCTTACGCCTTGCCAGGACCCCCTTCGCCCTCCTCGTCCTCCTCACCTTGGGGGCGGGGGGGCTTTCCGCCCTCTTCCTCAACGACACCATGGCCCTCCTCCTCACCCCCCTCCTCCTCGGCCTTGCCCGGGGCCTCGGGCTCAACCCCGTCCCCTACCTGCTGGCCCTCATGGGGGCGGTGAACACGGGAAGCCTCATGGCTCCCACGGGCAACCCCCAGAACATCGTGGTGGCGAGCCTCTCCGGGCTTTCCTACCTGGACTTCGTAAGGGCCCTTTCCCCCGTGGCCCTCTTCGGCCTCCTCCTCCAGGTGGCCCTGCTCGCCCTCCTCTACCCGGAGGTGCGGAGCCTGAGGCCCCTGCCCCCCCTCCCCCCCGTGCGGGCCCGGGTCCATCCGGGCCTCCTCCGCAAGGGGCTTCTGGTCACCCTGGGCCTCCTCCTGGCCTTCCTCCTGGGCTACCCCATGGCCCAGGGGGCCCTGGTGGCCGCGGGGCTCCTCCTCTTCACCCGCAGGCTCCGCTCCGAGCGCTTTTTCCTACGGGTGGACTGGGAGCTTCTCGTGATGTTCGGCGGGCTTTTCGTCCTCACGGAGGGGGTGCGGCGGCTGGGCCTGGCCGAGGGGCTTCTCCCCTTGGCCGAGACCCCTTTGGGCCTGCTCCTTTCCTCCACCCTCCTTTCCCTCCTCATCTCCAACGTGCCCGCGGTCCTCCTCCTTGCGGGGC
The window above is part of the Thermus oshimai DSM 12092 genome. Proteins encoded here:
- a CDS encoding aldo/keto reductase family protein, with product MGTMRYRKLGKWGLKVSEISLGAWVTFGDVVKDKETVREIVKIAYEGGVNFFDNADVYAKGLAEEIMGEILKEFPRHTLVLSTKAYWPMSEDPNDRGLSRKHLLESITKSLKRLKTDYVDLFFAHRYDPEVPMEEIVYAMHTIVEKGYALYWGTSEWPAARIAEAVAFARENGLHPPIVEQPQYSMLYRERVEGEILPEAERFGMGLVVWSPLAMGMLTGRYDAGIPEESRFARYPQFAERFLTEENRKKVLKLKAVADELGLTRTQLALAWVLRLPGISSAITGATRPEQIKESLGAAGVDLPQEALERIEAILKGEA
- a CDS encoding MFS transporter → MQGFAAFRLLWAGQALALLGREASWFALTLFAYQKTGLATTLSLLAFFHFLPLLLFSPLAGALVDRWPRKRALFLSDLGGGVAAGFLLLLFLLGELQVFHLYLVSAFTGALSSLHWPALSASISAMLDKKDYARASGLLSLAESLAGIGGPILGAALLKPMGLGGVLLLELLGAVAAVTTLLLVAIPSPKPAPGPQLSLLQETLFGFRYILARPPLLGLQLMFFAVNFLYSLAATALPAMVLSKTAFSEEALALVRSAAGVGGVAGGLFLSLWGGPRKRVHGVFWGMALSSLSLALLGAVEGAWAWAFLSFWESFFIPLLNGSNQAIWQAKVPLEVQGKVFAARRMIAWMANPLGMLLSGVLADRVFGPRWGQGEGIALMLLLFGGMGVLVGLLGYLIPVVREAEERLEDAKA
- a CDS encoding GNAT family N-acetyltransferase, whose translation is MWAFPERFSGRYVDLEPLSLAHLPAFLRHFDPEIYRYMSYRPEGPEEMEAHLRALLSEPGRVNWAILLGGEVAGRISVIAPDPVNRKLELGTLLFKPFWGSPANKEAKYLLLRHAFEALGAERVQFKVHLQNERSQRALEALGAVREGVLRRNRRLKDGTFRDDVIYSILREEWPSVKARLEARLYGGP
- a CDS encoding SLC13 family permease, with protein sequence MEALSLLVVLLAYLGLALGGLPGYRMNRAGVALVGASFLVLLGPLDLEEAWRALDAHTLVFLFGVMVLNAQLGYAGFFALAVRGLLRLARTPFALLVLLTLGAGGLSALFLNDTMALLLTPLLLGLARGLGLNPVPYLLALMGAVNTGSLMAPTGNPQNIVVASLSGLSYLDFVRALSPVALFGLLLQVALLALLYPEVRSLRPLPPLPPVRARVHPGLLRKGLLVTLGLLLAFLLGYPMAQGALVAAGLLLFTRRLRSERFFLRVDWELLVMFGGLFVLTEGVRRLGLAEGLLPLAETPLGLLLSSTLLSLLISNVPAVLLLAGHVEGKEAWLLLAGGSTLAGNLTLLASVANLIVAEGAGREGVRLDVWTHLRFGLPLTLLGLGFLYLWLA